Proteins encoded together in one Chitinivibrionales bacterium window:
- the tuf gene encoding elongation factor Tu (EF-Tu; promotes GTP-dependent binding of aminoacyl-tRNA to the A-site of ribosomes during protein biosynthesis; when the tRNA anticodon matches the mRNA codon, GTP hydrolysis results; the inactive EF-Tu-GDP leaves the ribosome and release of GDP is promoted by elongation factor Ts; many prokaryotes have two copies of the gene encoding EF-Tu), translating into MAKEKFDRSKVHVNVGTIGHVDHGKTTLTAAITMRQASKGYSEIRSF; encoded by the coding sequence ATGGCGAAGGAAAAATTTGATCGATCGAAGGTGCATGTTAATGTGGGTACTATTGGTCATGTTGACCATGGTAAGACGACATTAACGGCAGCGATCACGATGCGTCAGGCGTCAAAGGGGTATTCGGAGATACGGTCCTTT